A segment of the Pseudomonadales bacterium genome:
AGCTTAGGTATTATGCTGGGCAGGCATTTCGCCAACATGGTTTTGCCGCAGCCGGCTGGGCCATTCATCAATAGGTTATGCTCGCCTGCTGCGGCAATCATTAAGCCGCGTTTGGCCTGCTGTTGGCCGCGAACCGCGGCAAAATCATTGACCTGACCTAGGCGAGAGTGCTCACAAGAGTTCGTTGTGGCGGCGGATTGGCATGGCTCAAGTAATGTTTGGCCGAGTAAATGCTGACAAACGGACAATAAATGCGCACCGTGCAGGTTTTTAGGGTCAACTAATGCGGCTTCAGCTTGGTTATCACTGCTGACGCAGAGATGTCGGCGATCTTTTTTGGTGCAAATTGCGCTGGCAAGCAGGCCGTTTACCCCTTTAAGTGCACCAGATAGGCTCAGCTCGGCAATAAACTCGGTAGACAATAGGCTTTCTGTTTGTGCTGGAGATAGTTTCAGTTGCTCAGAGGCCAGTAAAATGCCCAGCGCTATCGCTAGATCAAAGCGCCCGCCATCTTTGGGTAAGTCGGCCGGGGCAAGATTAACGGTGATGCGACTGGCAGGAAAATCATACTGACTGTTTAAAATGGCAGAACGCACACGCTCTTTGGCTTCTTTGACGCATGCCTCAGGAAGGCCAACCAGGTTAAATGCCGGTAAACCTGCGGATAAGTGCACCTCCACCGTCACAGCAGGGCTGGCAAAGCCAAGCTGGGCACGGCTTTTAAGTGTTGCAAGAGACATCCATTTCTCCTGATTGAATATTGGCTAGGGCGAGTTTTGCTGCTCTAACTCGGCCAGTAATTGGTTTAGCTGCGTTTCAAGCTGTTCGGCTTTGGCCCGTGTTTTGGCTAAAATCGCTGCTTGGGTATCAAATTCCTCGCGCGTGACTAAGTCTAGTTTACTCAAGCTCGATTGCATGATTATTTGCAAGCTGCGCTGCAGTTCATCTCGCTGCTGCTCTGACAGCAGTTTGTCAGCTTGTTTGCTCAGCTGCTGCACGACGTTATCGGGATGAAGTGCGGCAATGATATCGTTTTTAAGACTGTCGAAGGGTTTATCTGGCATGGCAATAAGTCACGTAATTTGAGATGAAAACAATAGGTAATTAAATTGTAACAGAGTCAATATAGAATACCTGAGAAATGTGTTTTAACTTGCTGAATTGTCAATTGTTTCAATTTAAATGCTGAATTGGCAAAAGAATGGGCTTG
Coding sequences within it:
- a CDS encoding ATP-binding protein, whose protein sequence is MSLATLKSRAQLGFASPAVTVEVHLSAGLPAFNLVGLPEACVKEAKERVRSAILNSQYDFPASRITVNLAPADLPKDGGRFDLAIALGILLASEQLKLSPAQTESLLSTEFIAELSLSGALKGVNGLLASAICTKKDRRHLCVSSDNQAEAALVDPKNLHGAHLLSVCQHLLGQTLLEPCQSAATTNSCEHSRLGQVNDFAAVRGQQQAKRGLMIAAAGEHNLLMNGPAGCGKTMLAKCLPSIIPKL
- a CDS encoding accessory factor UbiK family protein, giving the protein MPDKPFDSLKNDIIAALHPDNVVQQLSKQADKLLSEQQRDELQRSLQIIMQSSLSKLDLVTREEFDTQAAILAKTRAKAEQLETQLNQLLAELEQQNSP